In Cryptomeria japonica chromosome 5, Sugi_1.0, whole genome shotgun sequence, the genomic window AGACTTTAAGATAAACTAACTTATAGTTTATATAAATATTGATTAAACTAATAACATTCAATGaacaaattattatatttttttgataataacAAAATGGTCACCCTTGTTTTGTTAAAAATAAAACTAACCATGTCACTTATATTGCTCAATTCTTCAAAATTCAGTACAAATGTAAACTTTTGTTATGAAAATTATCTAAATAGATTTCTGTTTTTCCTATTAATCAATAATGGTCACCACCTACTCCcaaaatcaaatcaatttaaaaaaaactcttataatttatttaaatattaattaaaataataacatTCAAACAACACATCATTAATAAAACAAATACATTTCAAcattttttatataataataaaaggatatcttattttattaaaaataaaacttaaCAGATCAATTATATTTCTAGATTCTTATAATTTAGGAGGGGTGTACATTTTTTTATTATGGAACGTAtctaaatcaatttttatttttcttaaattctaATTTGAAGTTAACGTTTTCTATTAGTCAACGACGAAATTCTCAACTCCTACAGTTCAAACTTCAGACGATATGGATGAATAATATATTTGACTTTATGTAGTCCACACTGCAAAAATCCCATCCTTGTGCAATCTTGACTGCTAAATACTTTATCTCTAGATGGCAATCTTGACTGCTAAATACTTTATCTCTAAGACAGCTAAATAGTTTTTAGTGAAGATTGAAACGCAATCCTATCGTTTGCGAACAAACAGAATCACGAAAAgtctgcactaattttctctacCTTATCTCTGAATTCCTTGCCCTTGTATTCCATTTGCAGACGGAACAGCGTGAGTCGCAGGTGAGTGATTATCCCGACGTCACTTCAGATAACGACGATCAAATATCGTTTAATTTTAAAATGCTTTTTTCTGTTTGGTGACTACAGACCTTCGCACTATATATGTATATGCAATTCCTCCTAGAACCTACATCACATCTAAGCCTATATCCCtcttcctttgaattgttttgagTATTGTACTAGGTGTGCTAGTTCAGAGCTACAATGGACAAAGAGACGTTGAAAGATTTCAGGGTGGAGATCGTTCGAACCTCTGTCGTGCAATCACCTGTACCAACAAAAGATTGCACGCTCAAAGGTTCCAACATAGATCTCACTGTACCTGCCATTAGTCCGGGTCACTTCTTTGTTTACAGAGCAGTGCAAGATAAGACATACCAAGAGATTGCAAGCTCGATTAAGAAGGCGCTCTGTGAGGTACTGGTACTGTTTTATCCAGTTGCCGGAAGGTTTATCATCGGGCATAACGGTGAGCCTGAGATAGAGTGCAATAATCAAGGAGTGCCCTTCGTTGAAGCTGAAGCCGACGCCGCCATTAAGGATCTCGATTTTTCTCAGCCAAGTTTTACTGCTGCAAAATTGACTCCTAGGAGGCACCCTCTCCAAGGAGAATCACCTTATTGTATTCCTGTTCTAGCTGTACAGGTAAGGAGAATCACCTAGTTACTCACAACTTACGTCGGCCATTTCCATCTAGGACATATAGGAAATAAAATTAACTAGTGTTGTAGATTATTGGTGAGCATTTTAAGCTAAGCGAGTATTGATTCTTATGCAGGTGACGAAAATGAACTGTGGCGGAATCGTAGTGGGTTGTTGTTTTGATCACAGAATAGTAGATGGAATAAGCAGTTATAATTTCTTTAAAGCATGGACGGAGGCAGCACAAGGTCTATCATCTTCCATTATTACGCCTTGCTTTGATCGCTCACTCATTACTCCCCGCCACCCTCTCAACACTTGTGCAGTGCGCGTCATTGATGGGCATTACATGGCACTGCCTTTCTCTGCTCTCGATCGCACTGAGCCTCCTCCACCCCAAATTGGCCGCATCTATCATTTGGATGCTCCTACGCTTCTCCAATTGCAGGCTCTCGCAAACCAAACTCAAGGAAAAACTCCTGTTGGTAAATCCATAACAAAGATGGAGGCGGTCTCTTCCTATATTTGGAAAGTTTTTACTCGAGCCCAAGCTTTGACTTCTTCAGAACCAACCAGAATTGGTATCCCGATTGACGGGCGTGCATATCTGAACCTCCCTCCTTCCTACTTCGGAAACGTGATAGCAATTCCATTCAAGGAGAGTTATGCAGAGCACATATTAGAGCAGCCATTAAGCAAGATAGCAGAAATTGTACGCAACGTTATCAGTGCTTCTGCAAACAGTGAATATTTCAGGTCCGTCGTGGATTGGGTGGAGGAGAAGAGACCAGCAGCGATGTTAGTGAGAGTTTATGGGGAGGAAGGGTCTGCTGTGGTGGTGTCGTCGGGAATGAGGATTCCATTGTATCAATTTGACTTTGGTTGTGGGAAGCCTACGTTTTCAAGCGTATATTTTCCATGGGGAGGAACAGCAGGGTATGTGATGTTGCAGGCGAGCCCCCTGGGAGATGGGAATATGGTGGTGTATATGCACATGGCCGAGAAGGACTTAGACGCCATTGAAACTGATCCTGAATTTCTGTTCGTGAGGGTCAATCGAATGAATTTCTGGTAAGAGAAATAGTCTTGCAGAATAGAGATCCTAAAGGAAATTCTGTGAGCTTTCATGGTTTTTTTCAGAGTAGAATTCTAGTGCTAAACTCATGTTCTCAAATCTTGCCCACTGTATTGTAATGTATTTTGTAAGCTGATCTAAATCAACCAGATGGGAGAAATAAAATGGTTTAATTCCAATAACAACTATTAGAAATGTGGTCATCTTTACTACTATATTTTCTACCAATCTTATGTATGTCATCAACTAGTTTTCATCAAACATCGATTACTCCGAAATCCAATTTAGAGGCAACGCTGAGTTCATAGCATATAACTTGTAAATCAACTTTTGATTTAATTCAATCTCGTTTTAATCTAGTAACTAGTATATTTTAAAAACAGTGATTCATTTATAGCATGCGTAGATTTTAACTTCTCCCTATAGTTGTAATTTTGTGttcatttgatttattatttgataattcaatctaccatctaaAGTTTGGGCATTTATGTTTAATTGTTAATATAGttgtttgttatttttaatttatttattttagtataaAATTTTAATATGCTGGTTGGTTAATGTTAACATTGTtagtaaattttttattaaaaaaataagaaagaaTAGACAATGTCAATCAAATTatatgtaaaaaataaataaaccaaattataaataaataaataaataatttgtttaatttttagattgttgatctattttcttattttttttaaatagattttttcaattataaaaagaataaatacaacttaaaaaatttatAACTAAACCAAATTATGTAAAAATAATTGAGATTGTTTTGTAATATCTTATAAACTAGAAGCTCATTAGAGCAAATATAAGACTAGTACAAATAAACATAAACAAccccaaaaaaaagaaaaggaaaaaaaagaagaagaggaggagatCCAACTAAAAACAAACTGAACCAACCAATACAACGAGTTAAGTCACTTTACGTAAATAGATTAAGAGAACTAATAGAAAATGAAGCCAATTCTAAACTCAACATTATCAACAGATGTACATTGTTATCTTTATACGAAATATCTTCCATAGACTCACCACAAACTTCACCATGAGAAGCATGAAGTTTGCAATCAATAGACCGAAGCTTTGACTATGCCAAAATAACTTCAGTTGTTTAATGAAATAATTGTTGCTAAGAAACATAATTAtccaaacaacaaaaatatatgagatTATCCATGATGGAGAAAGCTTGACGATGAGGAGAACCATGTTGAAGGTACCTCAAGTGAAAGAACCCCCTCAGAGGAAGACGTTATTCAAAACCATGTGGAAGGCCTATGGTAAGATatgtaaggtaattgttgattcaagTTCTATTGAAAAATTCAGTTTCCACAAAGATGGTAGACaacttaaagttgaaaaggttACCTCATACTAACCCTTATAAGGTGTCATGGTTGAATAAGGGGTAGCATGTCTTACTAgatgaacaatcttgggtagaATTTGAGATAGATGAGTATTAAGACAAAATATTATGTGATGTGATTctcatggatgcttgtcatctgttgTTAGGatgtccatggcaatatgatgtacaATCTCAGCATGATGGAAAAATAAACTCTTTTATAATAACCAAAAATGGATGAAAATTCAAGATGGATCCTTTACCGGATGAGGGTGTAGATAAGAACATTGGGTCAAGTGTCATGTTGgtgagtggaaaagagtttctaGACATCCTAAAGGAAGAAGGAACCCTTGGGTAAGCTTTGATTTTGAAGCCCAAAAGTAATCCTAATATGCCTAGTCACAGTAAGGAAGAAATTCCCAAGGAGGTGCAACAATTGTTGGACAAGTATAAGAGCATAATGGTAGAGGAAATGTCTAACACCTCACCACCCATTAGGGACAAAGCCTTTAGATTGACTTCATACCAGGTTCTACTTTGCCAAACAAACCAACCTATAAGATGACTCCATCTCAGAATGAGGAGATTGCCAAGCAAGTGCAAGAAATGTTTGATAAGGGGTTGTTGAGAAAGAGTCTCAATCCATGTATTGTCCCAACACTCATAGCACCTAAAAAGGATGGTAAATGGAGACTATGTACTAATTCTAGGgccatcaataggattaccataagatataggttccctatgcctagaattgaagaCTTATTGGACTGTTTGGGAGAGACTTGCTACTATtccaaaattgatctcaagagtgggtatcatcaaatcagaataaggaagggagatgaatggaagacaaccttcgaaacaaatgaaggtctctatgagtggatggtgatacCTTTTGGACtatccaatgccccaagcacctttatgcgcctcatgaatgagatattgaaagaCTTCATTGGTAAATTtattttggtttatcttgatgatattcttgtgtttAGCACGACAAAGGAGGAGCATTTGGAGCACTTGAAC contains:
- the LOC131035227 gene encoding coniferyl alcohol acyltransferase; the protein is MDKETLKDFRVEIVRTSVVQSPVPTKDCTLKGSNIDLTVPAISPGHFFVYRAVQDKTYQEIASSIKKALCEVLVLFYPVAGRFIIGHNGEPEIECNNQGVPFVEAEADAAIKDLDFSQPSFTAAKLTPRRHPLQGESPYCIPVLAVQVTKMNCGGIVVGCCFDHRIVDGISSYNFFKAWTEAAQGLSSSIITPCFDRSLITPRHPLNTCAVRVIDGHYMALPFSALDRTEPPPPQIGRIYHLDAPTLLQLQALANQTQGKTPVGKSITKMEAVSSYIWKVFTRAQALTSSEPTRIGIPIDGRAYLNLPPSYFGNVIAIPFKESYAEHILEQPLSKIAEIVRNVISASANSEYFRSVVDWVEEKRPAAMLVRVYGEEGSAVVVSSGMRIPLYQFDFGCGKPTFSSVYFPWGGTAGYVMLQASPLGDGNMVVYMHMAEKDLDAIETDPEFLFVRVNRMNFW